In Synechocystis sp. PCC 6714, the following are encoded in one genomic region:
- a CDS encoding matrixin family metalloprotease — protein sequence MNKQIKLWGWFLALFLLAVVLVNLPAIANDGNNGKNPALPKAQIHPLPVELVDLAPSLDNLSLPGDDGTDYFSQIQPSPLGYLLWSNFPVTVAVDYPPGLTPGSAAQKRYYIWQQAIKTAIADWQKFFPLTIAESIVEADIAIFYREPPLARTVDPQTGLVSFGRARTAQASHEFYWTDTSPPQLRHRMAIAIKPGLAPLSLQGTARHELGHALGIWGHSDRPEDALYPAQTADVPPISPRDIRTLYRLYQQPTRLGWPASVN from the coding sequence GTGAACAAACAAATCAAGCTTTGGGGCTGGTTCTTAGCCCTGTTCCTGTTGGCCGTAGTCCTAGTTAACCTACCGGCGATCGCCAATGATGGAAACAATGGCAAAAATCCGGCTTTACCGAAAGCTCAAATTCACCCTTTGCCCGTGGAGTTGGTGGATCTAGCCCCCAGCCTCGATAATCTCAGTCTGCCTGGGGATGATGGCACCGATTATTTCTCTCAGATTCAGCCTTCTCCCCTGGGTTATTTACTCTGGTCTAACTTCCCCGTCACTGTAGCGGTGGACTATCCCCCTGGGTTAACCCCCGGCAGTGCTGCCCAAAAACGCTACTATATTTGGCAACAGGCCATTAAAACGGCGATCGCCGATTGGCAAAAGTTTTTTCCCCTCACCATCGCTGAAAGTATAGTCGAGGCGGACATTGCTATTTTTTATCGGGAACCGCCCCTAGCCCGTACCGTGGACCCGCAAACCGGATTAGTTAGTTTCGGTCGGGCCCGCACCGCCCAGGCTAGCCATGAATTTTATTGGACTGACACATCCCCACCCCAACTACGCCACCGCATGGCGATCGCCATCAAACCTGGTTTAGCCCCCCTTTCCCTCCAAGGCACCGCCCGCCATGAACTGGGGCACGCCCTGGGCATTTGGGGCCACAGTGATCGGCCCGAAGACGCTTTATACCCAGCCCAAACGGCCGATGTTCCCCCCATTTCCCCTAGGGATATAAGAACCCTATATCGGCTTTACCAGCAACCCACCCGCCTCGGTTGGCCAGCATCGGTTAATTAG
- the secG gene encoding preprotein translocase subunit SecG, with the protein MTLITVLRIVWMASAALLTILVLLHSPKGDGIAGIGGQAQLFTSAKSAEKTLNQVTWTLSIIFIGLTIILSAGWLAN; encoded by the coding sequence ATGACTTTAATCACTGTTTTACGAATTGTTTGGATGGCTTCCGCCGCTCTGTTAACCATACTAGTGTTGCTCCACAGTCCCAAAGGTGATGGCATTGCCGGCATCGGTGGCCAGGCCCAATTGTTCACCAGTGCCAAAAGTGCGGAAAAGACCCTTAACCAGGTGACCTGGACCCTGAGCATTATTTTTATTGGCCTGACTATTATTCTCAGTGCTGGCTGGCTGGCTAACTAA
- the gpmI gene encoding 2,3-bisphosphoglycerate-independent phosphoglycerate mutase, producing the protein MAEAPIAPVVLVILDGWGYRPDTRANAIAQANTPIMESLIAAYPNTLVHTSGKDVGLPKGQMGNSEVGHLNLGAGRVVPQELVRISDAIEDGSFFDNQALVEVCQRVRDRQGKLHLIGLCSDGGVHSHIDHLLGLIDLAKLQGISQLCIHAITDGRDTATNQGAHFVQQIQAHLDKIGLGRIVSVSGRYYAMDRDRRWDRVEKAYRIMTEDGVGDGRSATQVIKDYYADDITDEFIPPTRIATGAIAAGDGVIFYNFRPDRARQMCYALVNPSFDGFPRERIQPLDFVTFTQYDPSLPVIVAFEPQNLNNILGEIIARQGLRQFRTAETEKYPHVTYFFNGGLEQPFPGEDRELIQSPMVSTYDKAPQMSAEAVTDTVCRAMEKGIYSLVVVNYANPDMVGHTGKLKEAIQAIETVDRSLGRLLASAAKMGGTVLITADHGNAEYMSDESGNPWTAHTTNPVPFILVEGEGRKIPGHGGEVKLREGGRLADIAPTILDILQLPVPAEMTGKTLIDQPLVEIRANRTPVNLSR; encoded by the coding sequence ATGGCAGAGGCACCGATCGCCCCGGTGGTTCTGGTCATCCTAGATGGCTGGGGCTATCGTCCAGATACCCGCGCGAATGCAATTGCCCAGGCTAATACGCCCATTATGGAGAGTCTGATCGCGGCCTATCCCAATACCCTGGTGCATACATCGGGGAAAGATGTGGGTCTACCGAAAGGTCAAATGGGTAATTCTGAAGTTGGTCACCTCAATTTGGGTGCTGGGCGAGTGGTGCCCCAGGAGTTAGTGCGTATCAGTGACGCCATTGAGGACGGGAGTTTTTTTGACAACCAAGCGTTGGTGGAAGTCTGCCAACGGGTGCGAGATCGCCAGGGAAAATTACATTTAATCGGTCTATGTTCCGACGGTGGTGTCCACTCCCACATTGACCATCTTTTGGGGCTGATCGACCTGGCCAAGCTCCAGGGCATCAGTCAACTGTGCATCCATGCCATCACCGATGGCCGGGATACCGCTACTAACCAAGGGGCCCACTTTGTCCAACAAATCCAAGCCCACCTAGACAAAATTGGCTTGGGACGTATTGTCAGTGTCAGTGGTCGCTACTATGCCATGGACCGCGATCGCCGTTGGGACCGGGTGGAAAAAGCCTATCGCATCATGACCGAAGATGGAGTGGGGGATGGCCGCAGCGCAACGCAGGTCATTAAGGACTATTACGCCGATGACATCACCGACGAATTTATTCCCCCCACTAGAATTGCCACCGGGGCGATCGCCGCTGGGGATGGGGTGATTTTCTACAACTTCCGCCCAGACCGAGCCCGGCAAATGTGCTACGCCCTAGTTAACCCCAGCTTTGATGGTTTTCCCCGGGAAAGAATCCAACCCTTGGATTTTGTTACTTTTACCCAGTACGATCCCTCTTTGCCCGTAATTGTGGCCTTTGAACCCCAGAATTTGAATAATATTTTGGGTGAAATTATTGCCCGTCAGGGTTTAAGGCAATTCCGCACGGCAGAGACGGAGAAATATCCCCACGTCACCTACTTTTTCAACGGCGGTTTAGAGCAACCCTTTCCAGGGGAAGACCGGGAACTAATTCAAAGCCCCATGGTTTCCACCTACGACAAAGCGCCCCAAATGTCCGCCGAAGCCGTCACCGATACGGTCTGTCGGGCCATGGAAAAAGGTATTTACTCCCTGGTGGTGGTCAATTACGCTAACCCCGACATGGTGGGGCACACCGGCAAGCTCAAAGAAGCCATTCAGGCGATCGAAACAGTGGATCGTAGCCTGGGTCGTCTCCTCGCTAGTGCGGCCAAAATGGGAGGAACGGTACTAATCACAGCGGACCACGGCAATGCGGAATATATGAGTGATGAGTCTGGCAACCCTTGGACGGCCCACACCACTAATCCAGTACCTTTTATTTTGGTAGAAGGAGAAGGGCGTAAGATTCCTGGCCATGGTGGTGAGGTTAAGCTAAGGGAAGGGGGCCGTTTAGCGGACATTGCCCCAACCATTTTGGATATTTTGCAACTGCCTGTTCCGGCGGAAATGACCGGCAAAACCTTGATTGACCAACCTTTGGTGGAAATTAGAGCCAATCGCACCCCAGTGAACCTCTCCCGTTAG
- a CDS encoding alpha/beta hydrolase → MINVKRFFRVVITAGFLTVGSPNWAIGAEKIVFSLTPLGQFDVSVESLTTFAETGNIDPDLAFYTQHLRGEELEKLRGLLNHSFKINSVEAFEFFNTAFGKEIAQQLSYIIDAPANQSQPFLEGAIITAAQNSNGFKIIDVINAYGGQELVLNLDTFKNTLDQADSLYQATDRIFAWLGTQENTSASTVPPLAPLDLAQPGTQPWTRENLTIPRPDGQAVNVFVYLPQGGGQPAPLVVVAPGLNSNFQAFTYIADHLASHGLAIAGIDFPESDAARMQDSLQGLDTFPNPNAWLDQPQDVSLVLDTLAQKAATDPAWQGKFDINNVGILGHSLGGYTAIASGGATLEWAELLQQCGQLNQPNQINLNPALLWQCQGVGSAPPTSNLREKRIKAVLAINPVTNPIFGPDGMKNLAVPTMIVAGSKDIFAPPVPEQIIPFSLIEGVDKYLLLVQNGTHLSFLEDTDNLPEKIVGPGQDLAYTYMKSLGLAFFDLYLRQDSTLKPYLTDGMVQKMSQDPLPLQLVQSLTSAQLQQAMDIKN, encoded by the coding sequence ATGATTAATGTTAAGCGCTTTTTTAGAGTGGTTATCACCGCTGGATTTTTGACCGTTGGCTCCCCTAATTGGGCGATCGGGGCGGAAAAGATAGTCTTTTCCCTCACTCCCCTGGGTCAATTTGACGTCTCTGTGGAGAGTTTGACCACCTTTGCAGAAACAGGAAATATTGATCCTGATTTGGCATTTTATACCCAACATTTGCGGGGGGAAGAATTAGAAAAATTGCGGGGGCTATTAAATCACTCTTTTAAGATAAATTCCGTAGAAGCTTTTGAATTTTTTAACACCGCTTTTGGTAAAGAAATTGCCCAACAGTTGAGCTATATCATTGATGCCCCTGCCAACCAAAGCCAGCCTTTTTTAGAGGGAGCTATTATCACCGCTGCCCAAAATTCCAATGGCTTTAAAATTATTGATGTGATTAATGCCTACGGGGGCCAAGAGCTAGTTTTAAACCTCGATACTTTTAAAAATACCCTTGACCAAGCTGATAGTTTATACCAAGCCACCGACCGCATTTTTGCTTGGTTGGGGACCCAGGAAAATACCTCCGCCTCTACGGTGCCGCCCCTGGCACCATTGGATTTGGCCCAACCGGGAACTCAACCCTGGACAAGGGAAAATTTGACCATTCCCCGTCCCGATGGCCAGGCGGTCAATGTCTTTGTCTATTTGCCCCAGGGCGGTGGTCAGCCTGCTCCCTTAGTGGTAGTCGCCCCCGGTTTAAATTCTAATTTTCAGGCTTTCACTTACATCGCCGACCATTTGGCTTCCCACGGCTTGGCGATCGCCGGCATTGATTTTCCTGAAAGTGATGCGGCCCGGATGCAGGATTCTCTCCAGGGTTTAGACACTTTTCCCAATCCCAACGCTTGGTTGGACCAACCCCAAGATGTGAGTTTGGTGCTGGATACCTTGGCCCAAAAAGCGGCAACGGATCCAGCTTGGCAAGGCAAATTCGACATTAACAATGTGGGGATTTTAGGTCACTCTCTAGGAGGTTACACGGCGATCGCCAGTGGGGGGGCAACCCTGGAATGGGCAGAGTTACTGCAACAGTGCGGCCAATTAAATCAACCCAATCAAATTAACCTCAACCCCGCCCTACTCTGGCAATGTCAGGGGGTTGGTAGTGCCCCGCCTACCTCTAACCTGAGGGAAAAGCGGATTAAAGCAGTGTTGGCCATCAACCCAGTTACTAACCCTATTTTTGGCCCCGATGGTATGAAAAATCTGGCCGTACCCACCATGATTGTGGCCGGCAGTAAAGATATTTTTGCTCCACCGGTACCGGAACAAATCATTCCCTTTTCCCTCATTGAAGGGGTGGATAAGTATCTGCTGCTAGTGCAAAATGGCACCCATTTATCTTTTCTAGAAGATACCGACAATTTACCGGAAAAAATTGTTGGCCCAGGGCAGGATTTAGCCTACACCTACATGAAAAGTTTAGGTTTGGCTTTCTTTGATCTCTACCTCCGCCAAGATAGTACCCTTAAACCATATCTAACGGATGGCATGGTGCAAAAGATGAGTCAAGATCCTCTACCGCTGCAATTGGTACAAAGTCTTACTTCAGCCCAACTTCAACAGGCCATGGATATTAAGAATTAA
- a CDS encoding glycosyltransferase family 2 protein, translated as MYSLIVPIYNEEDNIPLLYQRLKVVMDGLGSAELVLINDGSGDRSLEMIRALHNQDERVCYLSFARNFGHQVAVTAGLNFARGQAVIILDADLQDPPELVPQLVEQWQAGYSVVYAQRVKRRQEGWFKRLTAYGFYRLLQRLADVKIPADTGDFCLMDRRVVDLLNAMPERNRYIRGLRAWVGFPQTGIKFERDPRHAGEVKYTFRKSLRLAINSLVSFSIVPLRLATYLGLFAALLAMAMMVLVLYWRLSETNSPLDGFATVVIANLFFGAVQLICIGILGEYIGRIYDEVKGRPLYTLAEMAGFEKNFSR; from the coding sequence ATGTATTCTCTGATCGTGCCGATTTATAACGAAGAAGATAATATTCCTTTGTTATACCAGCGATTAAAGGTGGTGATGGACGGTTTGGGTAGTGCGGAATTGGTGCTGATTAACGACGGCAGTGGCGATCGCTCCCTGGAAATGATCCGTGCTTTACACAATCAAGATGAACGGGTTTGTTACCTTAGTTTTGCCCGTAACTTTGGTCATCAGGTGGCAGTGACGGCGGGGTTAAACTTTGCCCGGGGGCAAGCGGTAATTATCCTTGATGCGGATTTACAGGATCCTCCGGAATTGGTGCCCCAACTAGTGGAACAGTGGCAGGCAGGCTACAGCGTGGTCTATGCCCAGCGGGTCAAGCGTCGCCAGGAAGGTTGGTTCAAGCGGCTAACGGCCTATGGATTTTACCGACTGTTGCAAAGGCTAGCGGATGTTAAGATCCCGGCGGATACGGGGGATTTTTGCTTGATGGACCGCCGGGTGGTGGATTTGCTCAATGCCATGCCAGAGAGGAATCGTTACATTCGGGGCTTGAGGGCTTGGGTGGGCTTTCCCCAAACCGGCATTAAGTTTGAACGGGACCCCCGCCATGCAGGAGAAGTGAAATATACTTTCCGTAAGTCCCTGCGTTTGGCTATCAATAGCCTTGTTTCCTTTTCCATTGTGCCCCTGCGCCTGGCGACCTACCTAGGACTTTTCGCCGCCCTGTTGGCCATGGCTATGATGGTATTGGTTCTATACTGGCGCTTGTCAGAAACCAATTCCCCTTTAGATGGTTTTGCCACGGTGGTCATTGCCAATCTTTTTTTCGGCGCAGTCCAGCTAATTTGCATTGGTATTTTGGGAGAATACATTGGCCGTATTTACGATGAAGTTAAGGGCCGTCCCCTCTACACCTTGGCAGAAATGGCCGGATTTGAGAAAAATTTTTCTCGGTAA
- a CDS encoding PCP reductase family protein — translation MQWQESLPWTPEARQKLKNIPYFARVQARQRIEQLARQGDLDEVTVDLVEQARLEFGQ, via the coding sequence ATGCAGTGGCAAGAATCCTTACCCTGGACTCCCGAAGCTCGGCAGAAGTTGAAAAATATTCCCTATTTTGCCCGGGTACAGGCCCGTCAACGCATTGAGCAGTTGGCCCGACAAGGGGATCTAGATGAGGTGACAGTGGATTTGGTGGAGCAGGCCCGTCTGGAGTTTGGCCAGTGA
- the kaiC gene encoding circadian clock protein KaiC — translation MLEQETGGIEKLETGIPGFDFLSDGGLPLGRATLIAGTAGSAKTIFACQFLVEGIHRGENGVFVTFEEPPKALRKNMRGFGWNIQQWENEGKWIFVDASPQPGDRPIVSGEYDLGALIARIEHAVRKYKASRISLDSLGAIFSHLTDSAQVRSDLFRLASALRELEVTAIMTAERVEEYGEISRYGVEEFVADNVVIVRNVLADEKRRRTIEILKYRGTDHQKGEFPFTIINKKGIVIIPLSAIELEQKSSDIRITSGSEELDRMCGSGFFRDSIILVSGATGTGKTLMVTEFMDGGVANGERCLVFAFEESREQLIRNATGWGVDFKQMEKEGKLKVVCRYPETTNLENHLIMMKDIIQEFKPNRVAVDSLSALERVSTLKSFREFIIGLTSFIKQQEIGGLFTSTTPNLLGGASITDAHISTITDSIILLRYVEMYGEMRRGITVLKMRGSMHDKDIREFSIDHKGMHIGKPFRNVTGILAGTPMYTAQSEVERLSGLFDEKI, via the coding sequence ATGTTAGAGCAAGAGACAGGTGGTATCGAGAAGTTGGAGACGGGTATTCCAGGCTTTGATTTTCTCTCCGATGGTGGTCTTCCCCTTGGCCGTGCCACACTGATAGCCGGGACAGCGGGGAGTGCTAAAACTATTTTTGCTTGCCAATTTTTGGTCGAAGGTATTCATCGGGGAGAAAACGGTGTTTTTGTCACCTTTGAAGAACCGCCCAAGGCCCTAAGGAAAAATATGCGGGGTTTTGGTTGGAATATTCAGCAATGGGAAAATGAAGGCAAATGGATTTTTGTTGATGCTTCCCCCCAACCCGGCGATCGCCCCATTGTCAGTGGAGAATATGACCTGGGAGCTTTGATTGCCCGCATTGAACACGCTGTCCGCAAATATAAAGCCAGCCGTATTTCCCTCGATTCCCTGGGGGCCATTTTCAGCCATCTCACCGACAGTGCTCAGGTGCGGAGTGATTTGTTTCGCCTCGCCTCTGCCCTGCGGGAGTTGGAAGTCACCGCCATCATGACCGCCGAGCGGGTAGAAGAGTATGGAGAAATTAGCCGCTACGGAGTAGAAGAATTTGTGGCCGATAACGTGGTTATTGTCCGCAACGTCCTGGCCGATGAAAAACGTCGCCGCACCATTGAGATCCTTAAATATCGTGGCACCGACCACCAAAAGGGCGAATTTCCCTTCACTATTATTAATAAAAAGGGCATCGTCATCATTCCCCTGTCGGCGATTGAGCTAGAGCAAAAATCCTCCGATATCCGCATTACCTCCGGCAGTGAAGAATTAGACCGCATGTGTGGCAGTGGCTTCTTCCGAGATTCGATCATTTTAGTCTCCGGGGCAACGGGCACAGGCAAAACCCTGATGGTGACGGAATTTATGGACGGAGGCGTGGCCAATGGAGAGCGCTGTTTAGTCTTTGCCTTTGAAGAAAGCCGGGAGCAATTGATCCGCAACGCTACCGGTTGGGGTGTGGATTTCAAGCAAATGGAAAAAGAAGGCAAACTGAAAGTGGTTTGTCGCTATCCCGAAACCACCAACTTGGAAAATCATCTGATCATGATGAAGGATATTATCCAAGAATTTAAGCCCAATCGAGTAGCAGTGGATAGTCTTTCTGCCCTAGAAAGGGTTTCCACCCTGAAAAGTTTTCGGGAATTTATTATCGGTTTAACTTCATTTATCAAACAGCAGGAAATTGGCGGTTTATTTACCTCCACCACCCCCAATTTACTGGGGGGAGCGTCCATCACCGATGCCCATATTTCCACCATCACTGACTCCATTATTCTGTTGCGTTACGTGGAAATGTACGGGGAAATGCGCCGGGGGATTACAGTGCTAAAAATGCGGGGCTCCATGCATGATAAGGACATTCGGGAGTTCTCCATCGATCATAAGGGCATGCACATCGGCAAACCTTTCCGCAACGTCACCGGTATTCTGGCTGGAACGCCCATGTACACAGCCCAGAGTGAGGTGGAACGGCTCAGTGGTTTATTCGATGAGAAAATATAG
- the prmC gene encoding peptide chain release factor N(5)-glutamine methyltransferase: MNKGTIAGEEFAHWYATAQQMAIANGIEPGELDWLLQGWTDLDRLGLRLQDFRHREIALQETWENIQRGWRRRVEEKYPVQYLLGQTQWRDFTIKVTDDVLIPRPETELIIDIVQREHPYFPVSDCADHWVDLGTGSGIIALGLAATFAQAIVHGVDCSGSALAIARDNAQLNQLGDRIQFHQGHWWKPLNHLRGQVQGMVSNPPYIPQWELAHLQPEVINHEPLLALDGGPDGLEAVEQLIRRSPAYLKPGGFWLVEIMVGQAPIVAQQLKVTGCYQDIQIHLDLAGIERFVSARTLA; this comes from the coding sequence ATGAATAAGGGCACCATCGCCGGGGAAGAATTTGCCCATTGGTATGCGACAGCTCAACAAATGGCGATCGCCAATGGTATTGAGCCAGGGGAATTGGATTGGTTATTGCAAGGGTGGACAGACTTAGACCGTTTAGGTCTCCGGCTGCAGGATTTTCGCCACCGAGAGATTGCCTTGCAGGAAACTTGGGAAAATATTCAACGGGGCTGGCGGAGGAGAGTGGAAGAAAAATATCCAGTGCAATACCTCTTGGGCCAAACCCAGTGGCGTGACTTTACCATTAAAGTGACTGATGATGTACTAATTCCCCGGCCAGAAACGGAGCTAATTATTGACATAGTCCAGCGGGAACATCCTTATTTTCCCGTGTCTGACTGCGCTGACCATTGGGTGGACTTGGGTACGGGGAGTGGGATCATTGCCTTGGGTTTAGCCGCCACGTTTGCCCAAGCCATAGTCCATGGAGTGGATTGCAGCGGCTCCGCTTTGGCGATCGCCAGGGACAATGCCCAGCTTAATCAGCTTGGCGATCGTATTCAGTTCCATCAAGGCCATTGGTGGAAACCCCTCAACCATCTGAGGGGCCAGGTTCAGGGCATGGTGTCCAATCCGCCTTATATTCCCCAATGGGAATTAGCCCACTTACAGCCGGAAGTGATTAACCATGAACCTTTATTAGCCCTAGATGGCGGCCCCGATGGTTTAGAAGCAGTGGAGCAATTGATCAGGCGATCGCCAGCTTATTTAAAGCCCGGTGGCTTTTGGTTAGTGGAAATTATGGTAGGCCAAGCCCCCATTGTGGCCCAGCAGTTAAAAGTAACGGGCTGTTATCAAGATATTCAAATTCACCTCGACCTGGCGGGCATTGAGCGGTTTGTCTCCGCCCGCACCCTGGCTTAA
- a CDS encoding TldD/PmbA family protein, whose protein sequence is MAPTLLLSQDLPSLNYDVSGDRLDGRWRESLSTLLGLGRAAGADFVEFFLEKVNYVSCLAEDDAITSLTPRLSSGCGVRVYKGKGDCYVSTNDISFNGLRTALEKGLSILGLTLPSGQSFIPELNLEMLRDYAGAKEKDQWLHRCSPMQEMSDILLGANQKLDHYASHAQSRRAAYFRDWQEVLVAASDGTFARDIRLTQSVGFSLFCADGEHRTSIGKRSGDTGNPNYLRTWDAEIAAQEVAESAGKMLYADYVESGNYPIIMANQFGGVIFHEACGHLLETTQIEHKTTPFLDKKGEKIAHENLTAWDEGLTDNAFGTIDMDDEGMPTQRTLLIENGILKNFIADRTGSIRTGHPRTGSGRRQSYAYAAASRMRNTYIAPGNYSVDDIFNSVEKGIYCKQMGGGSIGATGEFNFAVSEAYLVENGQLTKPLKGATLIGTATEIMNKISMSSQDLALAAGFCGSVSGSIYVTVGQPHIKVDAITVGGR, encoded by the coding sequence ATGGCCCCTACTCTGCTCCTCTCCCAGGATTTGCCTAGCCTCAACTACGACGTCAGTGGCGATCGCCTCGATGGTAGATGGAGGGAATCTTTATCCACGTTGCTGGGTTTGGGCAGGGCCGCCGGGGCCGACTTTGTCGAATTTTTCCTGGAAAAAGTTAACTATGTCAGTTGCCTAGCGGAAGACGACGCCATTACCAGTCTCACCCCCCGACTCTCCAGCGGTTGCGGTGTGAGAGTGTATAAAGGCAAAGGAGACTGCTATGTCAGCACCAATGACATTTCTTTCAATGGCCTCCGCACTGCTCTGGAAAAGGGTCTGTCAATTTTGGGTTTAACCCTGCCCTCTGGCCAATCCTTCATTCCTGAACTGAACTTGGAAATGTTGCGGGACTATGCCGGAGCCAAGGAAAAGGACCAATGGTTACACCGTTGTAGCCCCATGCAGGAAATGAGCGATATTTTGCTGGGGGCTAACCAAAAATTAGACCACTACGCTAGCCATGCCCAATCCCGACGGGCTGCCTATTTTCGTGATTGGCAAGAGGTTTTGGTGGCCGCCAGCGATGGGACCTTTGCCAGGGACATCCGCCTAACCCAATCCGTTGGCTTTTCCCTTTTCTGTGCTGACGGTGAACATCGTACCTCCATCGGTAAGCGTTCCGGAGATACCGGTAATCCCAATTATCTACGCACTTGGGATGCGGAAATCGCTGCCCAGGAAGTGGCGGAATCCGCCGGGAAAATGCTTTACGCCGACTACGTGGAATCGGGCAATTATCCTATCATTATGGCTAATCAGTTTGGGGGGGTCATTTTCCACGAAGCTTGCGGTCATTTGCTCGAAACCACCCAAATTGAACATAAAACCACTCCTTTCCTCGATAAAAAAGGGGAAAAAATCGCCCACGAGAATCTCACTGCCTGGGATGAAGGTCTGACCGATAATGCTTTCGGCACCATTGATATGGACGATGAGGGCATGCCCACCCAGCGTACTTTGTTGATTGAAAATGGCATTTTGAAAAATTTCATTGCCGATCGCACCGGTTCTATCCGCACTGGCCATCCCCGCACCGGTAGTGGTCGCCGTCAAAGCTATGCCTATGCAGCCGCTTCCCGCATGCGTAACACCTACATTGCCCCTGGTAATTATTCCGTGGACGACATTTTTAATTCCGTTGAAAAGGGTATTTACTGTAAGCAAATGGGGGGCGGTAGCATCGGAGCCACTGGGGAGTTTAACTTTGCTGTTTCTGAAGCTTACCTGGTGGAAAATGGCCAGCTAACCAAACCCCTCAAGGGAGCAACGTTAATTGGTACCGCCACGGAGATTATGAATAAAATTTCCATGTCTTCCCAGGATTTGGCCCTAGCGGCCGGATTTTGCGGCTCCGTTAGTGGCAGTATCTATGTCACCGTAGGCCAACCCCACATCAAGGTGGATGCCATCACCGTCGGGGGGCGTTAA
- a CDS encoding zinc ribbon domain-containing protein codes for MCEIFLNVFYWFPSSKRCSSCGHIVEKMPLNIPHWQCPSCGINRDRDTNASLNILAAGLAVLVCGAAVKPKQSKSVKAGAMKQKPGS; via the coding sequence ATGTGCGAAATATTTCTTAATGTATTCTACTGGTTTCCGTCCTCCAAACGCTGTAGTTCCTGTGGGCATATCGTCGAGAAAATGCCCTTAAATATTCCACACTGGCAATGTCCTAGTTGTGGAATCAACCGCGATAGGGATACCAATGCAAGTCTCAATATTTTGGCGGCTGGACTAGCGGTCTTAGTTTGCGGAGCGGCTGTAAAACCAAAACAGAGTAAGTCTGTGAAGGCTGGTGCTATGAAACAGAAACCTGGATCGTGA